TCTATCGGTGAGTCAGCAGGCACTTTGTTTTCAACAGAATACTTTGACCTGGGACAAGCTTACCTGGCACAAACGGGACAACTTTATCTAGAAACTGCAGCCTTTGCCCATTCTAAAGTGTATTGTTTTGGCCCAACGTTTCGTGCCGAAAAAAGCAAAACAAGAAGGCATTTAACTGAGTTTTGGATGCTGGAAGCGGAAACGGCTTTCCTTGGCCAAGACGGAAACTTGGACTTACAAGAGCGATTTGTCAAAACGGTTCTCCAAACTACCATTGAACGAACTTTGGAAGACCTAAAGACTTTGGACCGGGATCCGGCCCCACTTTTAGAGCAATTAAAAAGACCTTTCCCACGAGTGGACTACGGGGAAGCAATCCAGGTCTTACAGACTGCAGGAGAAGAGATTTCCTGGGGTGAAGACATCAATTCGGAAAGAGAACAAATCCTAACTTACCATTATGGGAATGCCATCTTCATCCAGAATTTTCCTCGTGCGATCAAAGCCTTTTATATGAAACAAAATCCAGAGGACCAGAGAACGGTCCTTTCTGCTGACCTAATTGCTCCCGATGGAATTGGGGAAATCATTGGTGGTTCCGAAAGGGAAGAATCCTACGAAAAAATCGTGGAACGGTTACAAAAAGAAGGCCTTCCTCCAGAAGATTATTCTTGGTATTTGGACCTACGCAAATATGGTTCTGTACCACATTCAGGATTTGGAATGGGTCTAGAACGTGTAATCGCATGGATTTGTGGTTTGTCCCATATTCGAGAATGCATTCCATTCCCACGGATGATTTACAGGCTGAGTCCATAATTTTTCTTAAAGGAAATTTTGTCCATTAACCGATCTTTTTATAGAAAGAGAGGAACCTTATGGCACAACAAGCAACCCAAGTTTTAAATACATCCATTGAGAAGGAAGCTTGGGATCTATATGAGGTAGGATCAAACGAAGATGTCGTAGTTCTTGCAAAACGTCATCCTGAAAACTTTTACATACAACATCTTGGTTATTTGGCTTTGTATGAATTGACTGGAAGAGCGACTATCTCTGCACCAAAAGGAATCTCAAGCCTTGCACCTCTTGTAGATGCAATCCAAAATCATGAACTTGGAAAAACGGCAGAAGCATGCAATAACCTGAACCTTTATTTTTCCACACAAACAAATCCCCTTTGTTTTTCTATTATACAAACTGCGATCAAAATCTACTTCCGAGCAGAAGCTTATGAAGATGCAAAGTCCGTCATTGGAAGATACAAAAAGCAGTGGAATGATAACTCCTTTGTCAAAGAGGAACTAATTTCAACGTATTATTTGAAACGATACGATGAAGTGATTAAAGTTTTTCGTGACCACATGAAATTGTTAAACGACTCCGATATCCATAAACTTGTGGGTATGGCGCTTCTCTTTTTGGATCGTCATAAAGAAGCAAATCTAATTTTTGAAAATATTCCTGGTAAATTGAATCTACCTAGTTTTGAAGAAAAACGTAAAATGTATGATTCCGTTTACAAAAAAATTGCTGAGTTAGAAACAAAAACTAACTCGTTGGCACATAAGGATTTAGAAGACATGGGTTTTGCTTATCTCTTTCACGGAGACTATGTAAAAGCAGAAAAAATGTTTTTATCTCTTACTGAGAAACTAAAATCAAAACTCTGCAACGTGTAAGATTTTTACGAGTTTCGGGGTGGCTTAATAACTTGGCCGCCTCGTCAGTGGGAATCACTAGATCGGTTTGATTTTTTCCAGCAGTAGCAAGTGCTAAGACAAAATATGGATTTTTCCCAACTTTAGATTCAATTCCTTTCCCTAATTGTTCTTCTCTGTATACAATGTATCCAGTTTCCATAGCATAGGCTTCTTTAACATAGAGAGGAGAGTAAATGTCTAAACCTCGGTCTGTTTGGATCTTAGGGAAGAGTGCATGTTTTAGATTGAGATGACGTGCATCAACCACAAGCCCTGAAAACTCCACCGGTACAACTTCTTCACTAAACTCAGGAACAGATTCTGTTCCGTATTCGAAAGGAATATGAGCAAGGATTCCATCCTTTCCTCTCAGTGGCAAACTAGCCTTTGCTTCCAAAACATTTTTGACAAATTGAAAATCATATTCTTCTTTTTCTGAACCAATATATGAATTGAGGCGGAGTCTTGCTTGTTGGTTCACTTGTGTGTACTCATAAACTGTATAATCAGCATTAAAAAAAATAGACTCTAATCTTTGGCTGAGTCGCACGCGAAGTTTTTCTCGGGCTTTTTTCCTCGCCATAGAATGGGCTTTCCCTTGGCTTGTGGCAGTGTTTTTTCCGGAAAATTCAGGATCATCCTCATCAAATACAATTTTCGGAATGGTTTCCTTTACCGAAGAAGTCACAACAAGTTCTGTCCAATTGACAACGGAGGAATAGATATCCTGATCCTGAATGGGTTTTGATCCTAGAGAAACAGAAAGGAGTAATGCCAACAAAAAATAGATTCGTTTCATAATTAAGACTTCGGCAAAAGATGGAATTTTCTTTCCAAATCGTTAAATTCTGTAATGAGAGGAACTCCCTTTGGAAGACTTTGCAAGACGTTTTTTCCGTAGGACTTTGTATGTACACGAGGATCAAGGATACTAACCATTCCTGTGTCTGACTGTGATCTAATGAGGCGTCCAAATCCTTGTCGCAAAAGCAGACAAGTTTTAGGGACTTGCATTTCCCAAAAGGGGCTTTTTCCTTTTTTTTCCATATCTTCCATCTTTGCTTGTAGCACCGGTTCCGTGGGGACTTGGAAAGGAAGTTTGGTCACAATCACATTGCGAAGTTTATCGCCCTTAATGTCCACCCCTTGCCAGAAACTAGACACTCCGAAAAGTACACTTTTCTCATTGGCAAGAAACTCTCGTTTGGCGGCAATTGGACCCATTTCTGTTTGGGAAAAAATCGGATAGGGAACTTGGTCCCTTAGTTCTTCATAAAGTTCTGACAATAGTTTGTTGGATGTAAAAAGAACAAAAGCATCCCCTTCGGAAAGTTTAAGAAGACGTGCGATCCAATAAGAAAGATCCGCTTTATTCCGTCTCGGATCCTGGACGGGATCTGCCACCTGTCTCGGTACAAATAGTAGAGAGTGTGTGTTGTAGGCAAAAGGAGAGGCGAGTGTTTTGGTTTTAACTTCCGTTGTTCCCACTTCCTTTAAA
This genomic stretch from Leptospira meyeri harbors:
- the asnS gene encoding asparagine--tRNA ligase, with the protein product MTPSLDPSQSNPSHSSATVRFQGWVQGLRGNNHVQFLQLRMDGRIFQVVAEKDFLGEDIFKKVKALPQETSLVVNGVIQKNEKAPGGSELFLHSFAIVGESHQYPITPKEHGPDFLHNHRHLWLRSKRQLAIQRVRSELSFAIREFFRNDGYTLIDTPILTGSIGESAGTLFSTEYFDLGQAYLAQTGQLYLETAAFAHSKVYCFGPTFRAEKSKTRRHLTEFWMLEAETAFLGQDGNLDLQERFVKTVLQTTIERTLEDLKTLDRDPAPLLEQLKRPFPRVDYGEAIQVLQTAGEEISWGEDINSEREQILTYHYGNAIFIQNFPRAIKAFYMKQNPEDQRTVLSADLIAPDGIGEIIGGSEREESYEKIVERLQKEGLPPEDYSWYLDLRKYGSVPHSGFGMGLERVIAWICGLSHIRECIPFPRMIYRLSP